One region of Bradyrhizobium betae genomic DNA includes:
- the pimD gene encoding pimeloyl-CoA dehydrogenase small subunit, which yields MDFDLTEEQRLLKDSIDGLLTDSYDFESRKKYMKEKGGWSKAVWGKLAEQGLLGLPFAEADGGFGGGGVETMIVMEALGKALVLEPYLATVVIGGGFLRHAGTDAQKAAHVPGIIDGSKTLAFAQLEKNSRYDLFDVTTTAKKKGDGWVIDGEKFVVLNGENADTLIVTARTKGARRDTGGIGVFLVPANAKGVTKKSYPTQDGLHAADITFTAVEVGADAVLGNPEDGLALIERVVDEARIALCAEAVGLMDESLKTTVEYIKTRKQFGVAIGSFQSLQHRASDMFVAAEQARSMSMFATMAGDFENAKERSNAIAAAKVQIGKSLKFVGQQAIQLHGGIGMTMEAKIGHYFKRLTMIENSFGDTDYHQRRVADAGGLI from the coding sequence ATGGATTTTGATTTGACCGAGGAGCAGCGGCTTCTCAAGGATAGCATCGACGGCCTCTTGACCGATTCCTACGATTTCGAGAGCCGCAAGAAGTATATGAAAGAGAAGGGCGGCTGGAGCAAAGCCGTCTGGGGCAAGCTCGCCGAGCAGGGCCTGCTCGGACTTCCCTTCGCGGAAGCCGATGGCGGCTTCGGCGGCGGCGGCGTGGAAACCATGATCGTGATGGAAGCGCTCGGCAAGGCGCTGGTGCTCGAGCCGTATCTCGCCACGGTCGTGATCGGCGGCGGCTTCCTGCGCCACGCCGGCACCGACGCGCAGAAGGCCGCGCATGTGCCCGGGATCATCGACGGCAGCAAGACGCTCGCTTTCGCCCAGCTCGAGAAGAACTCGCGCTATGATCTGTTCGACGTCACCACGACCGCGAAGAAGAAGGGCGACGGCTGGGTCATCGACGGCGAAAAATTCGTCGTGCTCAACGGCGAGAACGCCGACACCTTGATTGTCACCGCGCGCACCAAGGGCGCCCGCCGCGACACCGGCGGCATCGGCGTGTTCCTGGTGCCGGCGAACGCGAAGGGCGTGACGAAGAAATCGTATCCGACCCAGGATGGCCTGCACGCCGCCGACATCACCTTCACCGCTGTCGAGGTCGGCGCTGATGCCGTGCTCGGCAATCCCGAGGACGGCCTCGCGCTGATCGAGCGCGTCGTCGATGAGGCCCGCATTGCGCTCTGCGCCGAGGCGGTCGGCCTGATGGACGAGTCGCTCAAGACCACGGTCGAGTACATCAAGACGCGCAAGCAGTTCGGCGTCGCGATCGGCTCGTTCCAGAGCCTGCAGCATCGCGCCTCCGACATGTTCGTCGCCGCCGAGCAGGCGCGCTCGATGTCGATGTTCGCGACCATGGCCGGCGATTTCGAGAACGCCAAGGAGCGCAGCAACGCGATCGCCGCGGCCAAGGTGCAGATCGGCAAGTCGCTGAAGTTCGTCGGACAGCAGGCGATTCAGCTCCACGGCGGCATCGGCATGACCATGGAGGCCAAGATCGGCCACTACTTCAAGCGCCTCACCATGATCGAGAACAGCTTCGGCGATACCGACTATCACCAGCGCCGCGTCGCGGATGCGGGCGGGTTGATCTGA
- the pimC gene encoding pimeloyl-CoA dehydrogenase large subunit, whose translation MDLAFTKEEQAFREEVRSFFRDNVPPDTRRKLVEGRHLSKDEMVTWWRILNKKGWGTSHWPTQYGGTGWSSVQHYIFNEELQSYPAPQPLAFGVSMVGPVIYTFGNEEQKKKYLPRIANVDDWWCQGFSEPGSGSDLASLKTKAERKGDKWIINGQKTWTTLAQHADMIFCLCRTDNNAKKQMGISFIVFSMKSKGVTVRPIQTIDGGHEVNEVFFDNVEVPIENLIGEENKGWDYAKFLLGNERTGIARVGVSKERLRRIRELAGKVESAGKPIIQDAAFREKLAACEIELKALELTQLRVVADEGKHGKGKPNPASSVLKIKGSEIQQTTTELLMEVIGPFAAPYDVHGDDGSNEAMDWTAQIAPSYFNNRKVSIYGGSNEIQRNIIAKAVLGL comes from the coding sequence ATGGATCTCGCATTCACGAAAGAAGAGCAGGCGTTTCGCGAGGAAGTGCGATCATTCTTCCGCGACAACGTGCCGCCGGATACGCGGCGCAAGCTGGTCGAGGGCCGTCATCTCTCGAAGGACGAGATGGTGACGTGGTGGCGCATCCTCAACAAGAAGGGCTGGGGCACCAGCCACTGGCCGACGCAGTATGGCGGCACGGGGTGGAGCTCCGTGCAGCACTACATCTTCAACGAGGAGCTGCAGTCCTATCCGGCGCCGCAGCCGCTCGCCTTCGGCGTCAGCATGGTCGGCCCGGTCATCTACACCTTCGGCAACGAGGAGCAGAAGAAGAAGTACCTGCCGCGCATCGCCAATGTCGACGACTGGTGGTGCCAGGGCTTCTCCGAGCCCGGCTCCGGCTCCGACCTCGCCTCGCTGAAGACGAAGGCCGAGCGCAAGGGCGACAAGTGGATCATCAACGGCCAGAAGACCTGGACCACGCTGGCCCAGCACGCCGACATGATCTTCTGTCTCTGCCGCACCGACAACAATGCCAAGAAGCAGATGGGCATCTCCTTCATCGTGTTCTCGATGAAGTCGAAGGGCGTCACGGTGCGTCCGATCCAGACCATCGACGGCGGCCACGAAGTCAACGAAGTCTTCTTCGACAACGTCGAGGTGCCCATCGAGAATCTGATCGGCGAGGAGAACAAGGGTTGGGATTACGCCAAATTCCTGCTCGGCAACGAGCGCACCGGCATCGCGCGCGTCGGCGTCTCCAAGGAGCGGCTGCGCCGCATCCGCGAACTCGCCGGCAAGGTCGAATCCGCAGGCAAGCCGATCATCCAGGACGCCGCCTTCCGCGAGAAGCTGGCGGCCTGCGAGATCGAGCTGAAGGCGCTCGAGCTCACCCAGCTCCGCGTCGTCGCCGACGAAGGCAAGCACGGCAAGGGCAAGCCCAATCCGGCGTCGTCCGTGCTGAAGATCAAGGGCTCCGAGATCCAGCAGACCACCACCGAGCTCCTGATGGAAGTGATCGGACCCTTCGCCGCGCCCTACGACGTGCACGGCGACGACGGCTCCAACGAAGCCATGGACTGGACCGCCCAGATCGCGCCGAGCTACTTCAACAACCGCAAGGTCTCGATCTACGGCGGCTCCAACGAGATCCAGCGCAACATCATCGCCAAGGCGGTGCTGGGGCTGTGA